In Glandiceps talaboti chromosome 4, keGlaTala1.1, whole genome shotgun sequence, a single window of DNA contains:
- the LOC144434052 gene encoding cyclin-dependent kinase 5 activator 1-like, which translates to MGTVLSLSPKPRKSALHEDCTVSMANLNTLYNCKNNNTTTKPTVEKPMRKHSAMFISALSWKMFSASSKKNKPTTNNNVLRTKNTNIIEQQNNYNNSTNNGVISSIKKSYSCFNLNSHCEKVPKNNHAVKKSQHGVSKPPAAKKTIQASTGELLKCLGNFLSRRCCCLKDFEGNDAIMWLRSVDRSLLLQGWQDIAFITPANLVFVYMLCRDLVDDKISSESDLQAVVLTCLYLSYSYMGNEISYPLKPFLVEDDKDRFWDRCLKIINDCSANMLRINKESTYFSDVFAELKSYSS; encoded by the coding sequence ATGGGTACGGTTCTATCACTCTCTCCTAAGCCACGTAAGTCGGCTCTACACGAAGATTGCACAGTGAGTATGGCAAACTTGAACACTTTGTACAATTGCAAAAACAATAACACTACCACGAAACCAACGGTAGAAAAACCAATGAGGAAGCACTCGGCTATGTTCATCAGCGCTTTGAGCTGGAAAATGTTCAGTGCCTCAAGCAAGAAGAACAAGCCTACTACTAACAACAACGTTTTGCGGACCAAAAACACGAACATCATCGAGCAACAGAATAACTACAACAATTCAACGAATAACGGCGTGATTTCTAGCATCAAGAAATCCTATTCCTGCTTCAACCTCAACTCGCACTGTGAAAAAGTACCGAAGAATAACCACGCCGTCAAGAAATCTCAGCACGGCGTTTCCAAGCCACCCGCTGCCAAGAAGACCATCCAGGCATCGACCGGAGAACTTTTGAAATGTCTAGGAAATTTCCTCAGCCGCCGTTGCTGCTGTCTGAAAGACTTTGAAGGCAACGATGCCATAATGTGGTTGCGATCAGTTGATCGCTCCCTACTTCTTCAAGGATGGCAAGATATTGCGTTCATTACGCCAGCGAACCTCGTCTTCGTCTATATGCTATGTCGGGACTTAGTTGATGACAAAATTTCCTCTGAATCTGATCTTCAGGCGGTCGTTTTGACCTGTCTCTATTTATCGTACAGTTACATGGGCAACGAAATAAGCTATCCACTCAAACCGTTCCTCGTCGAAGATGACAAGGACAGATTTTGGGACCGATGCCTGAAAATTATAAATGACTGTAGTGCCAACATGTTGCGAATAAACAAGGAAAGTACATATTTCTCAGATGTGTTCGCCGAACTGAAATCTTACTCGTCATAA
- the LOC144434154 gene encoding uncharacterized protein LOC144434154, whose amino-acid sequence MLPAIAYVPEDEVIDTFETLAQNMPDDAEQVVDYFESNYIGRPRRNGRRPPRFPITMWNMNRRVNDELPRTNNNIEGWHRRMQANVVSHHPNIWRFLNILKREQALNNVVINQMIAGESAQPQRRQYQDSAARIHAIVQDFENRHVLDFLRGIAHNLQF is encoded by the coding sequence ATGTTGCCCGCCATTGCGTATGTGCCTGAAGATGAAGTGATTGATACGTTTGAGACATTAGCTCAGAATATGCCAGATGATGCTGAGCAGGTAGTTGATTATTTTGAAAGTAACTACATTGGAAGACCAAGACGCAACGGGCGACGACCCCCACGTTTCCCAATTACAATGTGGAACATGAATAGACGAGTCAACGACGAGTTACCAAGAACCAACAACAATATAGAGGGATGGCACCGCAGAATGCAAGCCAACGTTGTTTCTCATCACCCAAATATATGGCGATTTCTCAATATTCTGAAACGTGAGCAGGCACTTAACAACGTCGTCATCAACCAAATGATTGCCGGTGAATCAGCGCAACCACAACGTCGACAGTATCAAGATTCCGCAGCCAGAATCCATGCAATAGTGCAAGATTTTGAAAATCGTCACGTGCTAGATTTTCTTCGGGGAATAGCccacaatttacagttttaa